The following are from one region of the Megachile rotundata isolate GNS110a chromosome 15, iyMegRotu1, whole genome shotgun sequence genome:
- the trbd gene encoding ubiquitin thioesterase trabid, which translates to MSNRLEEQESKWTCEYCTYENWPSSLKCTMCKGAKPLLGEDIYRLRDPSPQRSGSNVASGPVTHLSPTDSYNLSSQNYSQNVPLGKWSCAMCTYLNYQNATRCVQCGNKKPSGLNQSINSIASNLHEHLAPLRLGDPPPNSGSNPTPINLHPEKYYNLQANLHPEKWSCLVCTYENWPKATKCVMCGNPKEKDRRDKTSTNVGVILPSPERDHSQRNLPSPPHAPYIHQTQREDNVAVGRRSSNRYPDSRNDSLSTPQSPNNCDYERRLKQLRRHTDWCWLNACLGIVEGDNAPVEAYLASGGDPARQLTHSEVLLLNRSSAFDVGHTLVHLAIRFQREDILATLLSQIEGSGSGVKRVPSYVAPDLAAQIRRHVTNSIRLRKGSFPCYFVTDIATFALPAEVEDLPSIVQEQMLEELLDKEAQQQLEGGGGEPPALNWSLEITERLGSRLHALWNRSAGDCLLDSAMQATWGVFDRDNALRRALADSLQQAGQFFYSRWREYEASQASRMLDFTLEETQWQEDWESLLATAAQPGSALEQLHVFALAHILRRPIIVYGVKYVKSFRGEDIGYARFEGVYLPLLWEPSFCIRSPIALGYTRGHFTALVPIEPYASSRIPPLSSHGGVGIGGGNSPLQQLQIQMQTTFMPLMDREHKLLPIHFLSPEEVGREESILKEWLDVCRTEGGILVAQQKLHKRPLLVAQMLEEWLNHYRRLAQTNNAPFLRPAILQDYSSDGDTEDE; encoded by the exons ATGAGTAACAGGCTTGAAGAACAAGAATCAAAATGGACTTGTGAATATTGTACATATGAAAATTGGCCTTCATCTTTGAAATGCACAATGTGCAAAGGTGCCAAACCTTTACTAGGGGAAGATATTTACCGTCTAAGGGATCCAAGTCCACAAAGATCTGGATCAAATGTTGCATCTGGTCCAGTAACTCATTTAAGTCCAACGGATTCTTATAATCTTAGTTCTCAGAACTATAGTCAAAATGTACCATTGGGAAAGTGGTCTTGTGCAATGTGTACCTATCTCAATTATCAAAATGCCACACGTTGTGTTCAGTGTGGAAACAAAAAACCTAGTGGTCTTAATCAATCGATAAACTCTATAGCCTCAAATTTACATGAACATCTAGCACCCCTTAGGTTAGGGGATCCACCACCAAATTCAGGATCAAATCCTACTCCGATAAACTTGCATCcagaaaaatattacaatttacaagcTAATTTACATCCTGAAAAGTGGTCTTGTCTCGTGTGTACTTATGAAAATTGGCCAAAAGCTACAAAGTGTGTGATGTGCGGTAATCCCAAGGAAAAAGATAGGAGAGATAAAACTTCAACTAATGTGGGTGTTATTTTGCCAAGTCCTGAGAGGGATCATAGTCAACGCAATTTACCTTCCCCGCCTCATGCACCTTATATTCATCAAACTCAGAGAGAGGATAATGTGGCAGTAGGACGAag GAGTTCAAATAGATATCCAGATAGCAGAAATGACAGTTTATCAACTCCTCAATCTCCTAATAATTGTGACTATGAACGTAGACTAAAACAGTTAAGGCGTCATACTGATTGGTGCTGGTTAAATGCGTGTCTTGGCATTGTGGAAGGTGATAATGCTCCTGTCGAAGCTTATTTGGCAAGTGGTGGTGATCCTGCTCGTCAATTGACACATTCAGAAGTTCTGCTTCTAAATAGAAGTAGTGCTTTTGATGTTGGACATACATTAGTACATTTAGCTATTAG ATTTCAAAGGGAGGATATACTAGCAACATTATTATCACAAATTGAAGGCTCTGGCTCTGGAGTAAAAAGAGTACCAAGTTATGTTGCACCTGATTTGGCTGCTCAAATTCGCAGACATGTTACTAATAGTATCCGGTTGCGCAAGGGTTCTTTCCCATGTTATTTTGTCACTGATATAGCCACATTTGCTTTACCTGCTGAG GTTGAAGATTTACCGAGCATAGTACAAGAACAAATGTTGGAAGAATTATTAGATAAAGAAGCTCAACAGCAGTTAGAAGGTGGTGGTGGAGAGCCACCAGCATTAAATTGGTCTTTAGAAATTACTGAACGTTTAGGAAGTCGTTTACATGCACTTTGGAATAGATCTGCTGGAGATTGTTTATTAGATTCTGCAATGCAAGCTACTTGGGGTGTTTTCGATCGAGATAATGCTTTAAGAAGAGCTCTTGCTGATTCTTTGCAACAAGCTGGTCAATt ttttTATTCTCGATGGAGAGAATACGAAGCATCACAAGCATCTAGAATGTTAGATTTTACATTAGAAGAAACTCAGTGGCAAGAAGATTGGGAGAGCTTATTAGCGACAGCTGCTCAACCAGGAAGTGCTTTGGAACAATTACATGTATTTGCTCTTGCCCACATTTTGAGACGACCTATTATTGTTTATGgagtaaaatatgttaaaagttTTCGTGGTGAAGATATAG GTTACGCAAGATTTGAGGGTGTTTACCTTCCACTTCTATGGGAACCTTCATTTTGTATTCGATCGCCTATTGCTTTGGGATATACTCGTGGCCACTTTACAGCTTTAGTTCCCATTGAACCTTATGCATCGTCCAGAATACCACCTCTTTCATCCCATGGTGGTGTGGGCATAGGTGGTGGTAATAGTCCACTTCAACAGTTACAAATACAAATGCAGACCACGTTTATGCCGCTAATGGACCGAGAACACAAGCTTTTGCCAATACATTTTTTGAGCCCGGAAGAAGTAGGCCGGGAAGAATCTATTTTGAAGGAATGGCTCGACGTGTGTAGGACGGAAGGTGGTATTCTCGTTGCGcaacaaaaattacataaaagacCTTTATTAGTAGCACAAATGTTGGAAGAATGGTTAAATCATTATCGAAGACTCGC TCAAACCAACAATGCACCCTTTTTGAGACCAGCTATTTTACAAGATTACAGTAGTGACGGCGACACGGAAGACGAATAA